The proteins below come from a single Falco peregrinus isolate bFalPer1 chromosome Z, bFalPer1.pri, whole genome shotgun sequence genomic window:
- the PHF24 gene encoding PHD finger protein 24 yields MGVLMSRRQTVEKVQKVSLAVSAFKDGLREQPSTRQRTEAGATSRGTLEQAVQEGEEEALAGPSQLEESSTSKAAWERLRDGRGVEPEEFDRANRFTPPAFIRPKRELHDDELPHISLEQREQVLNDEMCEICEVWTAESLFPCRICSRVYHDGCLRRMGYLQNDSAVEMTETAHTETGWSCYYCDNLNLLLTEEEMYSLMETLQHCKIIPETCLTLDDFLHYKHLVHKQQFEQPMAEAQEEQAALQFSALDPDKKGHIEWHDFLSHESIQLLQKLRPQNALLRLLTVKERERARAAFLALDQDSDGFIREGECRRARHTWFRKHQKETPSCNVSISHVGPMSESSPASSGSSKSQKTPPATEQEEGRRVDWPSFLQENVAYILAARPNSSALHLQPPA; encoded by the exons ATGGGGGTGCTGATGTCCAGGCGGCAGACGGTGGAGAAGGTGCAGAAGGTCAGCTTGGCCGTGTCAGCCTTTAAAGACGGGCTGCGGGAGCAGCCATCAACACGGCAGCGGACAGAGGCAGGGGCCACAAGCCGAGGGACACTGGAGCAAGCagtgcaggagggagaggaggaggcacTGGCAGGACCTTcccagctggaggagagcagcaccagcaaggcGGCCTGGGAACGGCTGCGGGATGGTCGGGGCGTGGAGCCAGAGGAGTTTGACCGGGCCAACAGGTTCACGCCACCCGCCTTCATCCGGCCCAAGCGGGAGCTGCACGATGATGAGCTCCCACACATCAGCCTGGAGCAAAGGGAGCAG GTCCTCAATGACGAGATGTGTGAGATCTGTGAGGTGTGGACGGCTGAGAGCCTCTTCCCCTGCCGCATCTGCAGCCGGGTGTACCACGACGGCTGCCTGCGCCGCATGGGCTACCTGCAGAACGACAGTGCTGTGGAAATGACGGAGACGGCACACACCGAGACAGGATGGAGCTGCTACTACTGC GACAACCTCAATCTCCTGCTGACAGAGGAAGAGATGTACAGCCTCATGGAgaccctgcagcactgcaagatCATTCCAG AGACCTGCCTGACCCTGGACGACTTTCTGCACTACAAACACCTCGTGCACAAGCAGCAGTTTGAGCAGCCCATGGCCGAGGCACAGGAGGAGCAGGCGGCCCTGCAGTTCTCTGCCCTGGACCCTGACAAGAAGGGGCACATCGAGTGGCACGACTTCCTCTCCCATGAGTCCATCCAGTTGCTGCAGAAACTACGGCCACAG AATGCCCTGCTGCGGCTGCTGACAGTCAAGGAGCGGGAGAGGGCACGAGCAGCCTTCTTGGCCCTGGACCAGGACAGCGATGGCTTCATCAGGGAAGGAGAGTGCCGCCGGGCCCGGCACACCTGGTTCCGAAAGCATCAAAAGGAGACACCATCCTGCAATGTCAG CATCAGCCATGTAGGGCCCATGTcggagagcagccctgccagcagcggcagcagcaagAGCCAGAAGACCCCGCCAGCCACggagcaggaggaaggcag GCGCGTCGACTGGCCCAGCTTCCTGCAGGAGAACGTCGCCTACATCCTGGCCGCCCGCCCCAACAGCTCCGccctccacctgcagcccccggCCTAG